A region of Silurus meridionalis isolate SWU-2019-XX chromosome 17, ASM1480568v1, whole genome shotgun sequence DNA encodes the following proteins:
- the fem1c gene encoding protein fem-1 homolog C: MDLKTAVFNAARDGKLKLLQKLLEKKNDHEVTKLMSEKTNGATPLLMASRYGHLDLVEYLLECCCAPVEVGGSVNFDGETIEGAPPLWAASAAGHLKVVQSLLGHGASVNNTTLTNSTPLRAACFDGHLDIVKYLVEHKADLEVANRHGHTCLMISCYKGHKEIAQYLLERGADVNRKSVKGNTALHDCAESGSLEIMKMLLKYGATMEKDGYGMTPLLSASVTGHTNIVDFLAQHPQTNKMERINALELLGATFVDKKRDLLGALKYWKRAMEMRYNDGNNILFKGEPKDLIMAYDYAKEAGSMEELDSLISDPDEMRMQALLIRERILGPSHPDTSYYIRYRGAVYADSGNFERCINLWKYALDMQQNNLDPLSPMTASSLLSFAELFSFMLQDRAKGLLGTCVSFDDLMGILSKSVLEIERAMKQRQPTPDPAQLSKALAIILHLICLLEKVMCTVEQDHFKKETIYKFLKLQPCGKNGYSPLHLAVDRNTTCVGRYPVCKFPSFQVTSILLECGADVNCRDEDNNSPLHVAASNNHPDIMKLLIAGGTHFDSTNSFRQTACDLLDEKEMAKNLIQPINHTTLQCLSARTIIKYNLTYRGNIPEKLEAFVLLHR; encoded by the exons ATGGATTTAAAAACCGCCGTATTCAATGCAGCCCGAGATGGCAAGCTCAAGTTGCTTCAGAAgcttttggagaaaaaaaacgacCACGAGGTTACCAAGCTGATGTCCGAGAAAACAAACGGAGCGACGCCACTGTTAATGGCATCGCGCTACGGGCACCTGGATCTGGTCGAGTACCTTCTGGAGTGCTGCTGTGCCCCCGTGGAAGTCGGAGGCTCCGTCAATTTCGACGGCGAGACCATCGAAGGAGCCCCTCCGCTGTGGGCCGCGTCGGCGGCGGGACACTTGAAGGTGGTGCAGTCGCTCTTGGGCCATGGCGCTTCGGTGAACAACACCACGCTCACCAACTCGACCCCTCTGAGAGCCGCTTGCTTCGACGGCCACCTCGACATCGTCAAGTATCTAGTGGAACACAAAGCTGACTTGGAAGTGGCCAACCGGCACGGCCACACGTGCCTCATGATTTCTTGTTATAAGGGCCATAAAGAGATCGCGCAGTATCTGCTGGAGAGAGGTGCCGACGTTAATAGGAAAAGCGTCAAAG GTAACACTGCCTTACACGATTGTGCTGAATCCGGAAGTTTGGAGATCATGAAAATGCTTCTGAAGTATGGCGCCACAATGGAAAAGGATGGCTATGGAATGACTCCTTTGCTCTCAGCCAGTGTCACAGGGCACACGAACATAGTAGACTTCCTCGCGCAACACCCTCAAACGAACAAAATGGAACGCATCAATGCTTTAGAATTGCTGGGTGCTACTTTTGTGGACAAAAAGAGGGATCTTCTGGGAGCTTTAAAATACTGGAAGAGAGCCATGGAGATGAGATACAACGACGGCAACAACATCCTTTTTAAAGGAGAACCTAAAGATCTTATAATGGCGTATGACTACGCGAAGGAGGCCGGGAGCATGGAAGAGCTGGACAGTTTGATCTCCGACCCGGACGAGATGCGAATGCAGGCTCTGCTTATTAGAGAACGCATCCTGGGCCCATCGCACCCAGACACGTCCTACTACATCCGGTACCGCGGAGCCGTCTACGCCGATTCAGGGAATTTTGAACGGTGCATCAACCTGTGGAAGTATGCTCTCGACATGCAGCAGAATAACTTGGACCCACTTAGTCCTATGACTGCCAGCAGCTTGCTCTCGTTCGCTgagcttttttctttcatgctgCAGGACCGTGCCAAAGGCCTTTTAGGGACCTGTGTCTCCTTTGACGACCTCATGGGCATCCTTAGCAAAAGCGTGTTGGAGATCGAGCGCGCCATGAAGCAGCGACAGCCTACGCCCGACCCGGCTCAGCTTAGCAAGGCACTCGCCATCATACTGCACCTCATCTGCTTGCTAGAGAAAGTCATGTGCACAGTCGAACAGGACCACTTTAAGAAAGAAACCATTTACAAGTTCCTCAAGCTGCAGCCGTGTGGGAAAAACGGCTACAGCCCCCTTCACCTGGCCGTGGACAGAAACACGACGTGTGTTGGCCGCTACCCCGTCTGCAAGTTCCCCTCATTCCAGGTGACCTCCATCCTTTTAGAGTGCGGCGCCGACGTTAACTGCCGCGACGAAGACAATAACAGTCCTCTGCACGTGGCCGCCTCCAACAACCACCCCGACATCATGAAGCTGCTTATCGCAGGCGGCACGCACTTCGACAGCACCAACTCCTTCAGGCAGACTGCGTGTGACCTGCTGGACGAGAAAGAGATGGCCAAGAACCTGATTCAGCCCATCAATCACACCACGCTGCAGTGCTTGTCCGCTCGCACCATCATCAAGTACAATCTCACGTATAGAGGAAATATTCCAGAGAAGCTTGAGGCTTTTGTGCTGCTGCACAGATAA